The following proteins are co-located in the Spirosoma montaniterrae genome:
- a CDS encoding ABC transporter permease, with product MNVPLFLARKVRHAPQGSFSATVTRVGIASIALGLAVLIVAFAVLFGFKDTIRQKIFLFGAHLQVGKFTNNLSYEESPLPLNTKLYQERDQIPGIQHMQAVALKAGILKTKDELAGVVLKGVGRDYNWDLVRESLVAGTVPDVGADTGTGSTQLLLSQYMANQLRVKVGDNVPLYFLGNPPRARRMKVVGIYDTGLEEVDKTIALGDIRLIQRLNRWGVDSVGSYEIFVTDFERLPQIEGNVFDRMAPDMRLTRVTDQYRPLFDWMVLLDRNMVILLTLIAFVASFNMVSVLLVLMMERTPMIGLLKALGGPDPLIRRMFVYVGLNMVGWGLLIGNVVGLGLCFVQDRFKVIPLDPKNYYMNYVPISWDWPTILALNAGTILLIALVLWLPTFIINRIQPVTAIQFKK from the coding sequence TTGAACGTTCCGCTTTTTTTGGCCCGCAAGGTCCGCCACGCCCCGCAGGGCAGTTTTTCGGCTACGGTAACACGGGTCGGCATTGCCAGCATCGCGCTCGGTTTAGCCGTTCTGATTGTCGCATTTGCTGTTCTGTTTGGCTTTAAAGACACCATCCGGCAAAAAATTTTCCTGTTCGGGGCGCATTTGCAGGTGGGCAAGTTCACCAATAATCTCTCGTATGAAGAATCGCCCCTGCCGCTGAACACGAAGCTGTATCAGGAACGCGACCAGATTCCCGGCATTCAGCACATGCAGGCGGTGGCTCTGAAAGCAGGCATTCTGAAAACGAAAGACGAACTGGCGGGCGTGGTCTTGAAAGGCGTTGGCCGCGATTATAACTGGGATCTCGTGCGTGAGTCGCTCGTGGCCGGTACTGTACCCGATGTTGGAGCCGACACCGGTACGGGCAGTACGCAACTGCTGCTGAGTCAGTATATGGCGAATCAGTTGCGGGTGAAGGTAGGCGATAACGTGCCGCTGTATTTTCTGGGCAATCCGCCCCGCGCCCGCCGAATGAAGGTTGTCGGCATCTACGACACGGGGCTGGAAGAAGTTGACAAAACCATTGCGCTGGGCGATATTCGGCTGATTCAGCGGCTCAATCGCTGGGGCGTCGATTCGGTGGGGAGTTACGAAATTTTCGTTACCGATTTTGAGCGGCTACCCCAGATTGAAGGCAACGTTTTCGACCGCATGGCCCCCGACATGCGCCTGACCCGCGTAACGGACCAATACCGCCCGCTCTTCGACTGGATGGTGCTACTCGACCGCAACATGGTGATTCTGCTGACGCTGATTGCCTTTGTGGCTTCGTTCAACATGGTGTCGGTATTGCTGGTGCTGATGATGGAACGCACACCAATGATTGGTCTGCTGAAAGCCCTCGGTGGCCCCGACCCGCTCATCCGGCGCATGTTTGTATACGTGGGCCTGAACATGGTTGGCTGGGGCCTGCTCATCGGCAACGTGGTTGGGCTGGGCCTGTGCTTCGTGCAGGACCGCTTCAAAGTGATTCCGCTCGACCCGAAAAATTATTACATGAACTACGTTCCAATTTCGTGGGACTGGCCCACAATTCTGGCCCTGAACGCAGGCACCATTCTGCTCATCGCGCTGGTATTGTGGCTTCCTACGTTCATCATCAACCGCATTCAGCCCGTAACGGCGATTCAATTTAAAAAATAG
- a CDS encoding TraB/GumN family protein, whose translation MKKQLMTGLLVAGTLLSEAQAQDNALLYEVSGNGLTQPSYLYGTFHLVCPTDLTITEATKKAIGDAQQVYLELDMDDPAMMQGMMKAMMLPGGKTVRDYLKPDDYTLLDNYLKDNMKMGLTQVGMMKPIGIMSLMYMSLLKCQPASYDMTFAQMAGQSKKEVLGLETLDAQLAALDNIPMEEQLKGLVDMAKKPEAAQKEFMEMLAAYKAHDLAKMMSQIKTSQFAGNTTQFEDKLLAERNVNWIPVIEKAAKEKPTFFAFGAGHLGNEKGVVSLLRKKGYTVKAVE comes from the coding sequence ATGAAGAAACAACTGATGACCGGCCTGTTGGTTGCCGGAACCCTCCTGAGCGAGGCCCAGGCGCAGGATAACGCCCTGCTCTATGAAGTGTCGGGCAATGGTCTTACGCAGCCATCGTACCTGTATGGCACCTTCCACCTCGTTTGTCCTACTGACCTGACTATTACCGAAGCTACCAAAAAAGCCATCGGCGACGCTCAGCAGGTGTATCTCGAACTCGACATGGACGACCCGGCCATGATGCAGGGTATGATGAAAGCCATGATGCTGCCCGGCGGCAAAACCGTGAGAGACTACCTGAAACCCGACGACTATACGCTGCTGGATAATTACCTGAAAGACAACATGAAAATGGGCCTCACGCAGGTAGGCATGATGAAGCCTATCGGCATTATGTCGCTCATGTACATGTCGCTGCTCAAATGCCAGCCCGCTTCCTACGACATGACCTTCGCGCAGATGGCCGGGCAAAGCAAGAAAGAGGTGCTGGGTCTCGAAACCCTCGACGCACAGTTGGCCGCATTGGATAATATCCCGATGGAAGAACAACTGAAAGGATTGGTCGACATGGCAAAAAAGCCCGAAGCCGCGCAAAAGGAATTTATGGAAATGCTGGCGGCCTACAAAGCGCACGATCTGGCGAAGATGATGAGTCAGATTAAAACCAGCCAGTTTGCGGGCAACACCACCCAATTTGAAGACAAACTACTGGCCGAACGCAACGTCAACTGGATTCCGGTTATAGAGAAAGCCGCTAAAGAAAAGCCCACATTCTTCGCCTTCGGCGCGGGCCACCTCGGCAATGAAAAAGGCGTCGTGAGCCTCCTCAGAAAGAAAGGGTATACCGTGAAGGCGGTGGAATGA
- a CDS encoding META domain-containing protein, translating into MHASHRLNGIWTLETFRGQRLRPEQFGDKMLPTLEFDLKTGKLTGSTGWSKLKGDIRANADQLTIDPKTNPRPANPFETSFVDALRQVSLFRVSQNRLTLLVDGQYVMTLRRT; encoded by the coding sequence CTGCACGCCAGCCACCGGCTCAACGGCATCTGGACACTCGAAACGTTTCGCGGGCAACGCCTTCGCCCCGAACAATTCGGCGACAAAATGCTGCCCACGCTGGAATTTGACCTGAAAACCGGTAAGCTGACCGGCTCAACCGGCTGGAGCAAACTCAAAGGCGACATCCGCGCCAACGCCGACCAACTGACCATCGACCCGAAAACCAACCCGCGCCCGGCGAACCCGTTTGAAACCAGCTTCGTAGACGCGCTGCGGCAGGTGTCGCTATTTCGGGTCAGTCAAAACCGCCTGACGCTGCTGGTCGATGGTCAGTATGTGATGACGTTACGAAGGACGTAG
- a CDS encoding bile acid:sodium symporter family protein, with protein MVKSSFTALLARVGLDWFILALLGMVGLAKLWPGPGILEGPLSVSALAGYGVSLIFFFYGLKLNFGQLRAGLRNYRLHLLIHLTTFVLFPVVVLLARYLFQTPATELLWLGIFYVAALPSTVSSSVVMVSIAGGNLPAAIFNASISSLIGVFITPLWMSYLLTTTDGSYDLGGVIGKLTLQVIVPVLLGLLLNQRFGWFASRYKTHLRYFDQFTILLIVYTSFSESFSRNLFAGYSVRDLMVLSGLMLGLFFLIYGFIWLGSRLLGFNREDRITALFCGSKKSLVQGSVMANVLFPVSVAGIALLPIMVYHALQLIVASMLAQRMAQQGLSG; from the coding sequence ATGGTGAAATCATCATTTACAGCACTGCTGGCCCGTGTGGGCTTAGATTGGTTTATTCTGGCCCTGCTCGGCATGGTTGGTCTGGCAAAACTATGGCCCGGCCCCGGCATTCTGGAGGGGCCGCTGTCGGTATCGGCACTGGCGGGCTATGGCGTCTCGCTGATCTTCTTTTTCTATGGGCTAAAACTTAATTTCGGGCAGCTACGGGCGGGTTTGCGCAATTACCGGCTGCACCTGCTGATTCACCTGACCACGTTTGTGCTGTTTCCGGTGGTGGTGCTGCTGGCCCGCTATCTGTTTCAAACGCCCGCTACCGAACTGCTCTGGCTCGGCATTTTTTACGTAGCTGCGCTGCCGTCCACCGTTTCGTCGTCGGTGGTGATGGTGTCTATTGCGGGGGGCAACTTGCCAGCGGCCATCTTCAACGCCAGCATTTCGAGCCTGATCGGCGTGTTTATTACGCCCCTCTGGATGAGCTACTTACTTACCACTACCGATGGTTCTTATGACCTCGGCGGTGTAATTGGCAAATTAACCCTGCAAGTTATTGTACCGGTGCTGCTGGGGCTATTGCTCAACCAACGCTTTGGCTGGTTTGCCAGCCGCTACAAAACACACCTGCGTTATTTCGACCAGTTTACGATTCTGCTGATCGTTTACACATCGTTTTCAGAGTCGTTTTCGCGTAACCTCTTTGCCGGGTATTCGGTTCGCGACCTGATGGTGCTGTCGGGATTGATGCTCGGCCTGTTTTTTCTGATCTACGGATTTATCTGGCTCGGAAGTCGCCTGTTGGGGTTCAACCGCGAAGACCGCATTACCGCTCTGTTCTGCGGCTCCAAAAAGTCGTTGGTGCAGGGAAGCGTAATGGCGAACGTACTGTTTCCGGTCAGCGTTGCGGGTATTGCCCTGCTGCCCATCATGGTCTATCATGCGCTTCAACTGATTGTAGCCAGTATGCTGGCACAGCGAATGGCCCAACAAGGGTTGAGTGGTTGA
- a CDS encoding sensor histidine kinase — protein MLRRLLNDSPVGMFIANAVRDETGQLIDFRYAAVNYKIADITGLTDVRQLEGRLMSEVLPGSVHPSNSFNRIKEVLERRESVTFETQYTNQLSQNGWYRITITPHDDSVTVIIVDITDIKQTEQQQQAERLVRLLDCLPIAVFVSEAVYDYSKPEQIIDFVIRDVNMLGAQPHGILREQIVGYRASELFPNDRRNGIFERYVAVIHNQQAQTFEFDYVAADGVRRWLDIRLAPFDTSSVVSTTLDITPIKQAQVSLEVMNDELRRSNENLQQFAYVASHDLQEPLRKVQSFGDLLLSQYADQIDADGIDLVQRMQSAANRMSVLIKDLLTYSRLATQQETSEPQSLNKLITTVLDDLDLVIRESSAAVYVEELPTITGDAGQLRQLFQNLIGNALKFRKPNQSPVISITHRRSGPDNLPMHVSLSGKKTGRFYWEICVTDNGIGFDEKYTDRIFQVFQRLHSKSHYAGTGIGLAICQKVAENHGGFIRASSKPGEGATFRVFLPA, from the coding sequence ATGCTCCGCAGGTTACTCAACGACTCGCCGGTAGGCATGTTTATTGCCAATGCCGTGCGCGACGAAACAGGTCAGCTTATCGATTTTCGATACGCAGCCGTTAACTATAAAATTGCCGACATCACCGGCCTCACCGACGTGCGGCAACTGGAAGGGCGGCTTATGAGCGAGGTTCTTCCGGGCTCAGTTCACCCGAGCAATTCTTTCAACCGCATCAAAGAGGTACTTGAACGTCGTGAATCCGTTACGTTTGAGACGCAGTATACGAACCAACTAAGCCAGAACGGCTGGTATCGAATCACTATCACCCCTCACGATGACAGCGTTACGGTCATAATCGTCGACATCACCGATATTAAGCAAACCGAGCAACAACAGCAGGCCGAACGGCTTGTGCGCCTTTTAGATTGTTTACCAATTGCTGTCTTTGTTTCAGAAGCGGTTTATGACTACAGCAAACCGGAGCAGATTATAGATTTCGTGATTCGGGACGTCAATATGCTGGGGGCGCAGCCGCATGGTATACTACGTGAGCAGATTGTTGGTTATCGGGCATCGGAACTGTTTCCCAACGACCGACGGAATGGCATTTTCGAGCGATACGTTGCCGTTATTCACAATCAGCAGGCGCAAACATTTGAGTTCGATTACGTGGCCGCCGATGGCGTTCGACGCTGGCTCGACATTCGGTTAGCCCCCTTCGATACGTCGTCGGTGGTGTCAACTACGCTCGATATTACCCCCATCAAGCAGGCGCAGGTGTCGCTCGAAGTCATGAACGACGAACTCCGACGCTCGAACGAAAATCTCCAGCAGTTTGCCTACGTTGCCAGTCACGATTTGCAGGAACCGCTTCGCAAAGTGCAGTCATTCGGCGATTTACTGCTGAGCCAATATGCCGACCAGATTGATGCCGACGGAATCGATCTGGTTCAGCGGATGCAATCGGCGGCCAATCGCATGTCGGTTCTTATCAAAGACCTGCTCACTTATTCACGACTGGCAACACAGCAGGAAACATCTGAACCCCAATCACTTAATAAGCTGATTACCACTGTGCTCGATGATCTCGATTTAGTTATTCGGGAGTCGTCGGCAGCGGTCTACGTAGAGGAGTTGCCAACCATTACGGGCGATGCGGGGCAACTTCGGCAACTCTTTCAGAACCTGATTGGCAATGCACTCAAGTTTCGAAAACCGAACCAGTCGCCGGTAATTTCCATTACCCACCGTCGATCCGGCCCTGATAATCTGCCAATGCATGTCTCTCTATCAGGCAAAAAAACAGGCCGGTTTTACTGGGAAATCTGCGTAACCGACAATGGCATTGGCTTCGACGAGAAATATACCGACCGTATTTTTCAGGTCTTTCAGCGGCTTCACAGCAAATCACATTATGCCGGTACGGGTATCGGGCTGGCAATCTGCCAGAAGGTAGCTGAAAACCACGGCGGCTTTATCAGGGCCAGTAGTAAGCCCGGCGAAGGAGCTACGTTCCGTGTGTTTCTACCTGCCTGA
- a CDS encoding GH1 family beta-glucosidase yields MSIPITSPGSHASGPRLSRSDFGPDFVWGTATAAYQIEGATDRDGRGASIWDTFCKQKGKIKTGEHADTACEFYDRYESDLHLHKALGFENFRFSISWSRVLPDGLSPLRGGRINEAGLAFYNQLIDHCLSLGITPWITLYHWDLPQALEDRGGWANREIVYWFADFADLCTRAFGHKVKHWIILNEPLASSVLGYFTGQHAPGRRSFRSLLPVIHHTALAQAEGGRMVRQNIPDAQIGTTFSCSPVEPFSSSKGDREAAARVDALLNRLYIEPALGLGYPTQELPFLADIPKKVAKPGDMERLVFNFDFIGLQHYFRAVVEQSYFMPYLWAREVSPLQRRVQTITEMGWEVYPESMYRIIQQFSQYDGVRNIYITESGAAFYDSVQQGIVNDSARLDYHQNYLQNVLRAKQEGLPVSGYFVWTFMDNFEWAEGYRPRFGLVYVDFRTQQRIVKASGRWFQELLIE; encoded by the coding sequence TTGTCGATACCTATTACGTCGCCCGGATCACATGCATCCGGCCCACGGCTGTCCCGCTCCGATTTTGGCCCCGATTTTGTTTGGGGGACCGCCACAGCCGCCTACCAGATTGAAGGTGCCACCGACCGCGACGGACGCGGGGCGTCAATCTGGGACACGTTCTGTAAACAGAAAGGCAAAATCAAAACCGGCGAACATGCCGATACTGCCTGCGAATTCTACGACCGCTACGAATCCGACCTGCATCTGCACAAAGCACTCGGTTTCGAGAACTTTCGCTTCTCGATTTCGTGGTCGCGTGTGCTGCCCGACGGCCTGTCGCCCCTGCGCGGAGGGCGCATCAACGAAGCGGGGCTTGCTTTTTATAACCAACTGATCGACCACTGTTTATCCTTGGGAATCACGCCCTGGATTACGCTATACCACTGGGATTTGCCGCAGGCACTGGAAGACCGGGGCGGCTGGGCCAACCGCGAAATTGTGTACTGGTTTGCCGACTTTGCCGACCTCTGTACCCGCGCCTTTGGGCACAAGGTGAAGCACTGGATTATTCTGAACGAACCGCTGGCGTCGTCGGTGCTGGGCTATTTTACGGGTCAGCACGCCCCCGGTCGGCGCAGTTTTCGGAGTCTGTTACCAGTCATTCACCACACGGCACTGGCGCAGGCCGAGGGCGGACGGATGGTGCGGCAGAATATTCCTGACGCACAAATTGGCACCACCTTTTCGTGTTCGCCCGTGGAGCCGTTTTCCTCGTCAAAAGGCGACCGCGAGGCAGCCGCCCGCGTCGATGCGCTGCTCAACCGGCTGTACATCGAACCCGCACTGGGACTGGGCTACCCAACGCAGGAGTTACCCTTTCTGGCCGACATTCCCAAAAAAGTAGCCAAACCCGGCGATATGGAGCGGTTGGTGTTCAACTTTGATTTCATTGGTTTGCAACACTACTTCCGGGCCGTGGTCGAACAGTCGTATTTTATGCCTTACCTGTGGGCCAGGGAAGTTTCTCCGCTTCAGCGTCGGGTGCAAACCATTACGGAGATGGGCTGGGAGGTGTATCCCGAAAGCATGTACCGCATTATTCAGCAGTTTTCGCAGTACGACGGCGTTCGGAATATTTACATCACCGAAAGTGGAGCCGCCTTCTACGACAGCGTTCAGCAAGGTATTGTCAACGACTCGGCCCGGCTCGATTATCACCAGAACTACCTGCAAAACGTGTTGCGGGCCAAACAGGAAGGTTTACCCGTATCGGGCTATTTTGTCTGGACATTCATGGATAATTTTGAATGGGCCGAAGGCTACCGTCCCCGCTTCGGGCTGGTCTACGTCGATTTCCGAACGCAGCAACGCATCGTCAAAGCATCGGGCCGCTGGTTTCAGGAATTGTTGATAGAATGA
- a CDS encoding acetyl-CoA hydrolase/transferase family protein → MTLPFTTATEAVSAIQSGNRVFIHSVAQTPHVLIRAMVDQADRLRDVELCHIHTEGPLPYLDAALQESFHPNAFFIGANMRKQLAQGIGDYVPVFLSEVPLLFSRKVLPIDVALIQVSPPDAHGYCSLGPSVDVSLAAIRSAKYVIAQVNPRVPRTHGDGLIPVSMLHAAVEVDEPLYEVLPGAISEQDRKIGQYVASLVEDGATLQLGIGGIPNATLAELIHHKGLGIHTEMFTDGIIDLVERGVITGEHKTVLPYRIVSAFVMGSQRVYDFIDDNPSVAMKQASYTNDTAIIRRNPKVTAINSAIEIDLTGQVCADTIGTMQYSGVGGQMDFVRGASLSEGGKPIIALPSVTSKGLSKIVPFLKEGAGVTTTRAHVHYIVTEYGIADLYGRNLRQRARSLINIAHPDHREALERQAHERFGRL, encoded by the coding sequence ATGACTCTCCCCTTCACTACTGCTACCGAGGCTGTTTCGGCCATCCAGTCGGGCAACCGGGTGTTTATTCATAGTGTGGCCCAAACTCCGCACGTACTTATTCGGGCAATGGTCGATCAGGCCGACCGCCTGCGCGACGTTGAACTGTGCCACATCCATACCGAAGGCCCTCTGCCCTACTTAGACGCAGCTTTGCAGGAAAGTTTTCATCCGAATGCGTTTTTCATCGGGGCCAACATGCGGAAACAGTTGGCGCAGGGCATTGGCGATTACGTGCCGGTGTTTCTGAGCGAAGTGCCGCTGCTCTTTAGCCGGAAAGTGTTACCCATCGACGTGGCTCTGATTCAGGTGTCGCCCCCCGACGCGCACGGGTACTGTTCGCTCGGTCCGTCGGTCGATGTTTCGCTGGCGGCCATTCGGTCGGCCAAGTATGTGATTGCTCAGGTGAACCCGCGTGTGCCGCGTACTCACGGCGACGGTCTGATTCCGGTCTCGATGCTTCATGCTGCGGTGGAGGTCGATGAGCCGTTGTACGAGGTACTGCCGGGCGCAATCAGCGAGCAGGACCGGAAAATCGGACAGTACGTAGCCAGTTTGGTAGAAGACGGAGCCACGCTGCAACTCGGCATCGGCGGCATCCCAAACGCTACCCTGGCCGAACTGATTCACCACAAAGGCTTAGGCATTCATACCGAAATGTTTACCGACGGCATCATCGACCTTGTCGAACGGGGTGTAATCACGGGCGAACACAAAACTGTATTGCCCTATCGGATTGTGTCGGCTTTCGTGATGGGCAGTCAGCGCGTCTATGATTTCATTGACGACAACCCCAGCGTGGCGATGAAACAGGCCAGCTACACCAACGACACGGCCATTATCCGGCGCAACCCCAAAGTCACGGCCATCAACTCGGCCATTGAAATCGACCTGACGGGTCAGGTGTGCGCCGACACTATCGGCACCATGCAGTACTCGGGCGTGGGCGGGCAGATGGATTTTGTGCGGGGCGCGTCGCTGTCGGAAGGCGGCAAACCAATTATTGCGCTGCCGTCGGTGACGAGCAAGGGGCTAAGCAAAATCGTGCCGTTTCTAAAAGAAGGCGCGGGCGTAACCACCACCCGCGCCCACGTGCATTACATTGTGACCGAATACGGCATTGCTGATTTGTATGGCCGCAACCTCCGCCAACGCGCCCGTTCCCTGATCAACATCGCCCACCCCGACCACCGCGAAGCCCTCGAACGTCAGGCCCACGAGCGGTTCGGGCGTTTGTGA